One Arthrobacter sp. StoSoilB19 DNA window includes the following coding sequences:
- a CDS encoding hemolysin family protein yields the protein MTQLLLVAVALVFLAVAALLTAAEAAFSFLPRHDAEDALHRSRGTAMRRILAEPVAHTRALRFWRVWFEMASAVAVAVLISSLLDNVWLAGLVATGIMALLGFVIVGVSPRQLGRLHSTAVVRFTAPMVRFLTSVLGPIPGWLVALGSSAAPGAPGGDDAFFSEQEFRELVDRASESDMIEDTEAEMIQSVFDFGDTLVRAVMVPRTDIVSIDAGSSLHQAMSLFLRSGYSRIPVINENTDHILGIVYLKDVAAVIHQLRADQEPPLVESLAREVRYVPESKPVSDLLRELQKESTHVAIVIDEYGGTAGLVTLEDLIEEIVGEIVDEYDTESAEAVALGDGSYRVSARMGIDDLGELFDLEIDDDEVDTVGGLLAKALGRVPIVGSSVEVQGVSLRADRLEGRRNRVSHIIAAPVPRVETDLEGLLEEAEATQQGVPREQEK from the coding sequence GTGACGCAACTGCTCCTGGTCGCGGTGGCATTGGTTTTCCTTGCCGTCGCGGCCCTGCTGACAGCGGCCGAGGCCGCCTTCAGTTTCCTTCCCCGGCACGACGCCGAAGATGCTCTGCACAGGAGCCGCGGCACCGCCATGCGGCGCATCCTTGCCGAGCCCGTGGCCCACACCCGGGCGCTGCGCTTCTGGCGGGTGTGGTTCGAGATGGCCTCCGCGGTGGCCGTCGCCGTCCTGATCTCCAGCCTGCTGGACAACGTGTGGCTTGCCGGCCTGGTGGCCACCGGCATCATGGCCCTTCTTGGGTTCGTGATCGTGGGCGTTTCGCCCCGCCAGCTGGGCAGGCTGCACTCCACTGCCGTTGTCCGCTTCACTGCCCCGATGGTCCGGTTCCTCACCAGCGTGCTGGGACCGATTCCCGGCTGGCTGGTGGCGTTGGGAAGTTCGGCGGCCCCCGGGGCGCCGGGCGGCGACGATGCGTTCTTCAGCGAACAGGAGTTCCGGGAACTGGTGGACCGTGCCAGCGAGTCCGACATGATCGAGGACACCGAAGCGGAGATGATCCAGTCGGTCTTCGACTTCGGCGACACCCTGGTGCGCGCCGTCATGGTTCCCAGGACGGACATCGTCAGCATTGACGCCGGGTCCAGCCTGCACCAGGCGATGTCCCTGTTCCTGCGGTCCGGATACTCGCGGATCCCCGTCATCAACGAGAACACTGACCACATCCTTGGCATCGTGTACCTCAAGGACGTTGCTGCAGTGATCCACCAGCTCCGTGCGGACCAGGAGCCGCCGCTGGTCGAGTCGCTGGCCCGCGAGGTGCGCTACGTGCCGGAGTCCAAGCCTGTGAGCGACCTCCTGCGTGAACTGCAGAAGGAGTCCACGCACGTTGCGATCGTGATCGACGAATACGGCGGCACCGCCGGACTGGTAACCCTCGAGGACCTGATCGAGGAGATCGTCGGCGAGATCGTCGACGAATATGACACCGAGAGCGCGGAAGCCGTCGCGCTGGGGGACGGTTCCTACCGGGTCAGTGCCCGGATGGGCATCGACGATCTCGGCGAGCTCTTCGACCTGGAAATCGACGACGACGAGGTGGACACCGTGGGCGGCCTCCTCGCCAAGGCACTTGGCCGCGTCCCGATCGTGGGCAGCAGCGTGGAAGTGCAGGGCGTATCGCTGCGTGCGGACCGGCTTGAAGGCCGGCGGAACCGGGTCAGCCACATCATTGCGGCGCCGGTACCAAGAGTAGAGACTGACCTTGAAGGCCTCCTGGAAGAGGCCGAAGCAACCCAGCAGGGAGTTCCACGTGAGCAAGAAAAATAA
- the ybeY gene encoding rRNA maturation RNase YbeY — MSIEVNNESGVQVEESELVALSRYIFEQLYIHPQAELSILLVDEPAMEKLHIELMDEPGATDVLSVPMDELTPGTPDRPTPQGMLGDIAICPQVAKVQARNAGHSLQDEMLLLATHGILHLLGYDHAEPEEKAEMFGLQRELLSGFTGKEAPAETTQ; from the coding sequence GTGAGCATCGAGGTGAACAACGAGTCCGGCGTCCAGGTGGAGGAGTCGGAGCTCGTGGCACTGTCGCGGTACATTTTTGAGCAGCTCTACATTCATCCGCAGGCCGAACTGTCCATCCTCCTCGTGGATGAGCCGGCCATGGAGAAGCTGCACATTGAACTGATGGACGAACCGGGTGCCACCGACGTGCTCTCGGTTCCCATGGACGAATTAACCCCGGGGACGCCAGACCGGCCCACCCCGCAGGGCATGCTGGGTGACATTGCCATCTGCCCGCAGGTTGCAAAGGTGCAGGCCCGGAACGCCGGCCACTCGCTGCAGGACGAGATGCTGCTGCTGGCCACACACGGCATCCTTCACCTGCTGGGCTATGACCATGCCGAACCGGAGGAGAAGGCAGAGATGTTCGGGCTCCAGCGGGAACTCCTGTCCGGCTTCACGGGCAAAGAAGCACCTGCAGAGACGACCCAGTGA
- a CDS encoding PhoH family protein, with translation MTESANGKRRLNTGEGSPGEFPHSLPGTRTEVVLFENSDQMVQSLGSHDEALRFIEEQFPAVNFHARGNELSINGPAGDVPRIMRLLQEVRGLVARGTVITPAVLQQLVSLLRTQSLQNPVDVLTHDILSSRGRTIRPKTLNQKNYVDAIDANTVIFGIGPAGTGKTYLAMAKAVQALQQKEVSRIILTRPAVEAGERLGFLPGTLSDKIDPYLRPLYDALHDMMDPESIPRLMAAGTIEVAPLAYMRGRTLNDAFIILDEAQNTTPEQMKMFLTRLGFGSKMVVTGDVTQVDLPFGTRSGLRIVEEILQGIDGVSFSVLDAADVVRHRLVGDIVNAYSIWDETQRSRLKHSAGREKRGEHA, from the coding sequence ATGACTGAATCAGCAAATGGTAAGCGCCGGCTCAATACGGGCGAAGGCAGTCCGGGTGAATTCCCGCACTCCCTGCCCGGCACCCGGACTGAAGTAGTCCTCTTTGAGAACTCCGACCAGATGGTTCAATCACTCGGCAGCCATGACGAGGCGTTGCGGTTCATCGAAGAGCAGTTCCCGGCCGTCAACTTCCATGCCCGGGGTAATGAACTGTCCATCAACGGCCCCGCCGGTGATGTTCCCCGGATCATGCGGCTCCTGCAGGAAGTCCGTGGCCTGGTGGCCCGCGGCACGGTCATCACTCCTGCTGTGCTGCAGCAGCTGGTGTCCCTCCTGCGCACGCAGTCACTGCAGAATCCCGTGGATGTGCTCACCCACGACATCCTCTCCAGCCGCGGCAGGACCATCCGGCCCAAGACGCTGAACCAGAAGAACTATGTTGATGCCATCGACGCCAACACCGTGATCTTCGGCATTGGTCCGGCCGGCACCGGCAAGACGTACCTGGCCATGGCAAAAGCCGTCCAGGCGCTGCAGCAAAAAGAGGTCAGCCGGATCATCCTGACCCGCCCCGCGGTGGAAGCGGGGGAACGGCTTGGTTTCCTCCCCGGCACGCTCAGCGACAAGATCGACCCCTATCTCCGGCCGCTCTACGACGCCCTGCACGACATGATGGACCCCGAATCCATTCCGCGCCTGATGGCGGCCGGCACCATTGAAGTGGCACCCCTGGCCTACATGCGCGGCCGGACGCTTAACGACGCCTTCATCATCCTTGACGAGGCGCAGAACACCACGCCGGAACAGATGAAGATGTTCCTCACCCGGCTCGGTTTCGGATCCAAGATGGTGGTCACCGGAGACGTCACCCAGGTGGACCTGCCGTTTGGGACGCGTTCCGGGCTGCGGATCGTTGAGGAAATCCTGCAGGGAATCGACGGCGTGAGCTTCTCGGTCCTGGATGCCGCCGACGTGGTGCGGCACCGGCTGGTCGGGGACATCGTCAACGCGTACAGCATCTGGGATGAAACCCAGCGGAGCCGGCTCAAGCATTCAGCCGGCCGGGAAAAACGGGGGGAACACGCGTGA
- a CDS encoding GerMN domain-containing protein — MGRLRPAVLAGILVLVPVLAGCTAEGGPSPTGTIASVPATGGTMPDTLSTSAPLETAQSSNKAPVYWIGRSGGNIFLYREFRDVPEQENPVTRALRAMMSEKPLDPDFFTPWQNPDKLATSISGKDVITVDVSSDAFNSNLDADMAARAIQQLIYTATAAAASSGLIDTGQQIRVRILVDGHTDYVAFGKVQLGALMTRAAGLVAPVWIIDPQENAEVPGGSVKITGRSTSPGAKLRWQILQSTDGGSKAPFLAGETTAASEQGQAGVFTLALNLPPGDYMLRVAQAGSGGEPDRNEDTRSFKVR; from the coding sequence ATGGGCCGTCTGCGCCCCGCCGTCCTTGCAGGAATCCTGGTCCTGGTTCCGGTCCTTGCGGGCTGCACGGCCGAGGGCGGCCCCTCACCCACCGGCACCATCGCCTCAGTGCCGGCAACGGGCGGCACCATGCCGGACACGCTGTCCACCAGCGCCCCGCTGGAAACCGCACAGTCCTCCAACAAGGCGCCGGTCTACTGGATCGGCCGCAGCGGCGGGAACATCTTTCTTTACCGGGAATTCCGCGACGTCCCTGAACAGGAGAACCCGGTCACCCGCGCCCTGCGGGCCATGATGTCCGAGAAGCCGCTGGACCCTGACTTCTTCACGCCCTGGCAGAACCCGGACAAACTTGCCACCTCAATCTCCGGCAAGGACGTCATCACCGTCGACGTCTCCTCGGACGCTTTCAACAGCAACCTCGATGCCGACATGGCTGCCCGGGCCATCCAGCAGCTGATCTACACGGCAACCGCTGCCGCCGCCAGTTCGGGCCTGATCGACACCGGCCAGCAGATCCGGGTCCGGATCCTCGTGGACGGCCACACGGACTACGTGGCCTTCGGCAAAGTGCAGCTCGGGGCCCTGATGACCCGCGCCGCGGGCCTGGTGGCGCCCGTCTGGATCATTGATCCCCAGGAGAACGCCGAAGTGCCCGGCGGGAGCGTGAAGATCACCGGCCGCAGCACATCGCCCGGGGCGAAGCTCCGCTGGCAGATCCTGCAGTCTACGGACGGCGGCAGCAAAGCACCGTTCCTGGCGGGTGAAACCACGGCTGCGTCCGAACAGGGGCAGGCCGGCGTCTTCACCCTGGCCCTGAACCTTCCGCCGGGCGATTACATGCTGCGGGTGGCCCAGGCCGGCTCCGGCGGGGAACCGGACCGGAACGAGGACACGAGGTCCTTTAAGGTCCGGTAG
- a CDS encoding 16S rRNA (uracil(1498)-N(3))-methyltransferase codes for MSNPVFFTPPGSLAGMAAGKLFVLDGAEARHAVTVKRLSPGEAVDIVDGAGTRMTGKVVSAAPSALEVECGTLTVEDRPDVRLVLVQALAKGDRDELAIETATELGIDAVIPWQSERSIVRWKGDRAARAHAKWESSVAAAAKQARRAWIPEVRSAVDTAGLSAAVEAADLAVILHEDAVRPLRTVLETWQGKAGSGPREILLIVGPEGGISQREVTKLCDKGAVTALLGHHVLRSSTAGPAAVVLASDVLGRWTATGP; via the coding sequence GTGAGCAACCCCGTCTTCTTCACGCCCCCCGGTTCGCTGGCCGGGATGGCGGCCGGCAAACTCTTTGTCCTCGACGGGGCGGAGGCGCGGCATGCCGTCACCGTCAAACGGCTGTCTCCCGGCGAAGCGGTGGACATCGTCGACGGCGCCGGCACCCGGATGACCGGGAAGGTGGTGTCCGCCGCTCCCTCCGCACTCGAGGTGGAATGCGGGACGCTGACCGTCGAAGACAGGCCGGACGTCCGGCTGGTGCTGGTCCAGGCCCTCGCCAAGGGGGACCGCGACGAGCTGGCCATCGAGACGGCCACGGAACTGGGCATCGACGCCGTCATACCCTGGCAGTCCGAACGGTCAATCGTCCGCTGGAAGGGCGACCGCGCAGCCCGGGCCCATGCCAAATGGGAATCCTCCGTGGCCGCGGCCGCCAAGCAGGCACGGCGCGCCTGGATCCCCGAAGTGCGGTCCGCCGTCGACACTGCCGGGCTTTCCGCTGCCGTGGAAGCTGCCGACCTCGCTGTCATCCTGCATGAGGACGCCGTTCGGCCGCTGCGCACCGTCCTTGAAACATGGCAAGGGAAAGCAGGCTCCGGACCCCGGGAAATCCTGCTCATCGTCGGTCCGGAGGGCGGCATCAGCCAGCGGGAGGTAACGAAACTCTGCGATAAGGGCGCCGTGACCGCCCTCCTGGGGCACCATGTCCTGCGGTCCTCCACGGCCGGCCCGGCCGCCGTCGTGCTTGCCAGCGACGTCCTTGGCCGGTGGACGGCTACCGGACCTTAA
- the dnaJ gene encoding molecular chaperone DnaJ, translating to MSSHYDVLGVSPEATGEEIKKAYRKLARTLHPDVNPGADASERFKAVTHAYEVLSDPQKRRIYDTTGNENGTDNGFGGAGYAGQGFAFQDIFDTFFGAGGTSGPASRIRRGQDALISVRIDLRDAVFGVNKKLEVDTAVVCPTCDGSCCRPGTHPERCDICGGSGQVQRAVRSILGQVMTAAPCGTCEGFGTVIKDPCNECSGQGRIRSRRSLTIKVPAGVATGTRIQLSGQGEAGPAGGPAGDLYVEIRVNNDATYVREGDDLHATLHIPMTAAALGTDVSLETFDGTQEIDVKPGTQSGEIITLRGLGVTHLRGYGRGDLKVHLQVDTPAKLDPAQEDLLRQLAKLRGEQITEGKLAASGGMFAKLRDRLGNL from the coding sequence TTGAGCAGCCACTATGACGTCCTTGGAGTCTCACCCGAAGCGACGGGTGAAGAAATCAAAAAGGCCTACCGCAAGCTGGCCCGCACCCTACACCCGGACGTAAACCCCGGTGCGGACGCATCGGAACGGTTCAAGGCAGTAACTCACGCCTACGAGGTGCTTTCGGACCCCCAGAAGCGCCGGATCTACGACACCACCGGCAATGAGAACGGCACCGACAACGGTTTCGGCGGCGCAGGCTACGCGGGCCAGGGCTTCGCGTTCCAGGACATTTTCGACACCTTCTTCGGCGCCGGCGGCACGTCCGGTCCCGCTTCCCGTATCCGCCGCGGCCAGGATGCCCTGATCAGCGTACGGATCGACCTCCGCGACGCCGTATTCGGCGTGAACAAGAAACTCGAAGTGGACACCGCCGTGGTCTGCCCCACCTGTGACGGATCCTGTTGCCGCCCCGGCACCCATCCGGAACGCTGCGACATCTGCGGCGGCAGCGGACAGGTCCAGCGGGCCGTCCGCTCCATCCTCGGCCAGGTCATGACGGCCGCCCCCTGCGGCACCTGCGAAGGTTTCGGCACCGTCATCAAGGATCCCTGCAACGAGTGCAGCGGCCAGGGCCGTATCCGCAGCCGCCGGTCGCTGACCATCAAGGTCCCTGCCGGTGTGGCCACCGGAACCCGGATCCAGCTCTCCGGCCAGGGCGAGGCTGGCCCCGCGGGCGGTCCGGCCGGCGACCTGTACGTGGAGATCCGCGTCAACAATGACGCCACCTACGTGCGGGAGGGCGACGACCTGCACGCCACCCTGCACATCCCCATGACGGCAGCCGCCCTGGGCACGGATGTCAGCCTGGAAACCTTCGACGGCACGCAGGAGATCGACGTCAAGCCCGGTACCCAGTCGGGGGAGATCATCACCCTGCGCGGCCTCGGCGTCACCCACCTGAGGGGCTACGGCCGCGGCGACCTGAAGGTCCACCTCCAGGTGGACACCCCGGCCAAGCTCGACCCCGCGCAGGAGGACCTCCTGCGCCAACTGGCCAAGCTCCGTGGTGAACAGATCACCGAGGGCAAGCTCGCTGCCAGCGGCGGCATGTTCGCCAAGCTCCGGGACCGGCTCGGTAACCTGTAG
- the hrcA gene encoding heat-inducible transcriptional repressor HrcA: protein MSEPRKLEVLRAIVEDYVHSREPVGSKALVERHHLGVSSATIRNDMAALEDEGLITAPHTSAGRIPTDKGYRLFVDQISAVKPLSAAERRAIQSLLEGADDLDDVLERTVRLLSQLTNQVAVVQYPHLSRALVRHIEFVLLAPRKVLVVLIANSGKVEQRVIDVGQDLGDDALAELRTRFLGALGGTPLRQLAQALPAVVAATPHPQRQAAHALALGLEGLAQNSREDRMVMAGTANLARSNVDFPLSIGPVLEALEEQVVMLRLLSEMAQDHRGVAVSIGRENPYDGLAEASVVATAYGPDSSAKVGILGPTRMDYPTTMAAVRAVARYLSRILGP from the coding sequence GTGAGCGAGCCACGCAAGCTGGAAGTACTGCGGGCCATCGTGGAGGACTACGTCCACTCCCGCGAGCCGGTTGGGTCCAAGGCCCTGGTGGAGCGGCATCATCTTGGTGTTTCCAGCGCCACCATCCGCAATGACATGGCCGCACTGGAGGACGAGGGGCTGATCACCGCCCCGCACACCAGTGCCGGCCGGATTCCCACGGACAAGGGCTACCGGCTCTTTGTGGACCAAATCTCGGCTGTCAAGCCGCTCTCGGCCGCCGAACGCCGCGCCATCCAGTCCCTGCTCGAAGGCGCGGACGACCTCGACGACGTGCTGGAGAGGACCGTCCGGCTGCTGTCGCAGCTGACCAACCAGGTTGCCGTGGTGCAGTATCCGCACCTGAGCAGGGCACTGGTCCGGCACATCGAATTCGTCCTGCTCGCCCCGCGCAAGGTCCTCGTCGTCCTGATCGCCAACAGCGGCAAGGTGGAGCAGCGGGTGATCGACGTCGGGCAGGACCTTGGCGACGACGCACTGGCTGAACTGCGCACCCGGTTCCTCGGTGCACTGGGCGGAACACCGCTGCGCCAACTGGCCCAGGCGCTGCCCGCCGTCGTCGCCGCCACCCCGCACCCGCAGCGGCAGGCGGCACACGCATTGGCGCTCGGGCTGGAGGGCCTGGCGCAAAACAGCCGGGAGGACCGGATGGTCATGGCCGGCACCGCCAACCTGGCCAGGTCCAACGTCGACTTCCCCCTCAGCATCGGCCCGGTGCTCGAGGCGCTGGAGGAACAGGTGGTGATGCTGCGGCTGTTGAGCGAAATGGCCCAGGACCACCGCGGCGTCGCTGTCAGCATCGGACGGGAGAACCCGTACGACGGCCTTGCCGAGGCCTCCGTGGTGGCCACTGCCTACGGTCCGGACAGCTCGGCGAAAGTAGGCATCCTCGGGCCCACCCGGATGGATTACCCCACCACCATGGCCGCCGTCAGGGCAGTGGCGCGCTACCTTTCCAGGATTTTGGGGCCCTGA